In the Thermus antranikianii DSM 12462 genome, GCGCGGCGTGGAACGTTTCGCCCGGGCCAACCCTCACCTCTTGCCCCACCTGGGCCTGCGCAACCCCCCGGGCCACACCATCCTCACCCTCCTCCTTCACCGTCTGGACCCAAAGAAGCTCCAGGAGGCCCTCCTCCAGGTCTTCCCCGAGGTGGACCTGGGAGGGGTCCTGGTGGTGGACGGGAAGCACC is a window encoding:
- a CDS encoding transposase family protein, whose product is MTLREALSQVPDPRARNRRYPLWGLLALILVAFLARVDSLRGVERFARANPHLLPHLGLRNPPGHTILTLLLHRLDPKKLQEALLQVFPEVDLGGVLVVDGKH